From Brucella anthropi ATCC 49188:
AATGAAGGGGAACCCCATGAGAAGGTTATTCCGTGCCGTCCTGACTGCTATGGCGCTTTCGGTCGCCGGGGCGGGCACAGTCGCGCTGGCCCAAACGCCGCCCAATGTGCTGATTGTCGGGCAGATTGCAGAGCCGCAATCGCTCGATCCGCATACAGTCACGGCTACCAATGATTTCCGCATCCTCGTCAATATTTATGACGGCCTTGTGCGCTACAAGGACGGAACGCTGGAAGTAGAACCGGCACTGGCGGAAAGCTGGACGATTTCGGACGACGGCAAGACCTATACGTTCAAGCTGCGTCAAGGCGTGAAGTTCCATGACGGTTCGGATTTCAATGCCGAAGCGGTCAAATTCAACTTCGACAGAATGCTAAAGGAAGACCATCCGTTCTATAACACTGGCCCATTTCCGCTTTCGTTCAATTTCTCGTCCATCGATGCAGTCAATGTGCTCGATGAACACACTGTCGAGTTCAAGCTGAAGGAGCCTTTCGCTCCATTTCTTTCCAATCTGGCCTATCCGACCGGCCTGATCGTGTCGCCGGAAGCGGTCAAGAAATACGGTAAGGAATTTGGCCGTCATCCATCAGGAACCGGTCCGTTCAAGTTCGCGGAATGGCAATCCGGCCAGCGTGTGGTGGTGGAGCGTAATCCCGACTATTGGGACACAGCGCCAGCATTGGAAGCGGTTGTGTTTCGCCCGATCACGGATGCCAATACACGCGTCGCGGAGATGATGGCAGGCGGGCTGGATGTCATGGTGGAAGTGCCGCCGGATAATCTTGCCACCTTCAAACAGGACGCGAATTTCGCGGTTGCCGAACAGGCGGGCCCCCATGTCTGGTTTACCATCCTGAACGCGAAGAGCGGTCCATTCGCGGATAAGAAAGTGCGTCAGGCGGCGAATTATGCGGTCAACAAGCAGGGGCTTGTCGATAATGTTTTGCAGGGTTCCGCAACTGTTGCTGCGGGGCCGATCCCACCCGCCTTCAACTGGGTCGAGAACAAAGCCGAACCCTATCCTTATGATCCGGAAAAGGCCAAGGCGCTCCTTGCCGAAGCTGGTGCAAGCAATCCTGAAATCACGTTCTATGTGACCGAAGGCGGTTCTGGCATGCTTGATCCAATCACGATGGGTGCTGCAATCCAGGCCGATCTTCAGGCTGTGGGCTTCAAGGTCAAGATTGAAACCTATGAATGGAACACGTTCCTTGGCCGGGTCAATCCGGGGCTGGAGGGCAAGGCCGATATGGCCGAGATGGCATGGATGACCAATGATCCGGACACGGTGCCTTATCTGACGCTTCGCAGCGACGCACTGCCGGACAAGGGCGGTTTCAATTCCGGTTACTATTCCAACCCCAAAGTGGATGAGCTTCTGGAGAAGGCGCGGTCATCGACCGATCAAACCGAGCGCGGCAAGCTTTATGGCGAAGTGCAGAGCATCGTCCATGACGATGCACCATGGCTGTTCGTGGCGAACTGGAAGCAAAATGCAGTCACGACCGCTGCCGTCAAGGGGTTCAAGTTGCAGCCGTCCTTCCTGCTGCATTTGAAAGACGTAACCAAGCAATAAGCGGGGAGGGCATTCATGCCAGCCTATATCCTCAAGCGACTTGTCGCCGTTGTTCCTGTGTTGCTCGGGCTCTCGATCATCGTTTTTCTCGTCATGGCGATGATCCCCGGTGATACGGCGACTGCCTTGCTCGGATCATATGCGACGCCGGAAAATGTCGAGCGGATCAATCGCGATCTCGGTCTCGACAAGCCGTTGCTGCAACAATATTTCATCTGGATGGGCAATCTCCTGCATGGAGATTTCGGGCGTTCCTTCGTGCTCAATCGTCCGGTGCTGGATGAGGTTATGGAGCGCTTTCAGGCGACACTCGTGCTTGCGGGCGTAGCACTGGTACTGTGTTCAGTCTTCGGCCTGCTCGCGGGCATCGTTTCGGCGGTACGCCAGTTCGGCTGGGCAGACAGGACGATCACTTTCATCGTGCTTGCCGGAATTTCCATTCCCTCATTCTGGTTGGGGTTGCTTCTGATCTATCTCTTCGCGGTCCATTGGCGCATTCTGCCAGCGTCCGGCATGTATGCTGTTTATGGTGGCGGTGACCTGAAGGATCTGCTCTGGCATCTGATCCTGCCTGCCACGACGCTGGCCGTGGTAGCGGCAGGCGTGATCGCACGTCTGACCCGCGGCGCGATGCTGGAAGTGCTTCGTCAGGACTATATCCGGACAGCCCGGGCCAAAGGTCTCAACGAACGTCGTGTGATATACGGTCATGCGTTTCGCGCCGCACTTGTCAGCGTCATTCCTGTAATCGGTATTCAGGCGGGATTTGTGCTGGGCGGCGCCGTCTACATCGAAACCGTGTTCCAGTGGCCCGGTATTGGCGCCATGCTGGTGAAAGCCATTTCCACCCGCGATATCTTGCTGGTGCAGGGTGGCGTACTTGTGGTTGCCGCGAGTTATGTTCTTTTCAATCTGCTCGCTGATGTCATCCAGACCATGCTCGATCCAAGGATACGCTCATGAGCGCGCTTCCAGAAATTTCTGCCGCGCCAACGGCGGTCCGCATGTCATCATGGCGGCTCCTGATGAGCAATCGACTGGCGGCTTTCGGCTTTTTTATGTTGGTCCTGATCTGCCTCGTCATTCTGTTGGCCCCGATTCTCCCGCTTCCCAATCCTGACGCGACTTCTCCCGCAATGCGATTGAAACCCGTGTTCAGCGAAGGACATCTTCTTGGAACGGATCAGCTCGGGCGCGATATATTGAGTCGTGTCATATGGGGCACGCGGGTGTCTGTCGCAGTTGGCTTTGCGGCGACGCTGATCGCAGCAATCGTCGGTTCTGCCATCGGTCTCGTGGCCGGCTATGCGGGCGGGCGAACTGACAATTTGATGATGCGCGGCATCGATATGCTGATGGCATTTCCTTATATCCTACTGGCGCTGGCTATCGTGGCAGTGCTTGGGCCGGGCCTGATGAATGCGCTTTACGCGATTGCGGTGGTCAATATTCCGTTCTTCGCGCGTAATGTTCGCGGGGTTACGCTTGGTCTCGCGCATCGTGAGTTTATTGATGCTGCCCGGCTCTCCGGGAAAAGTCCGGTTTCGATCCTGTTAAGCGAAGTGCTGCCCAATGTGCTGCCGGTTATCGTCATTACCATGTCGACCACGGCGGGCTGGATGATCCTCGAAACGGCGGGCCTGAGCTTCCTCGGTCTTGGCGCACAGCCGCCGCAGGCCGATCTCGGCTCCATGCTTGGTGAGGGGCGGGCACAACTGTTCAATGCCCCGCACGTCTCCATCGTGCCCGGCTTGATGATCTTCCTTCTGGTCATCAGTCTCAACGTATTGGGAGATGGGGTGCGCGATGTTCTCGATCCACGATTACGCTCAGGTGCGCTGGGTCGGCCAGGCGCGATAACCGATATTGCCAAGGACCGGTCATCGCCCGTGATCAAGGATAGCGAAAAAGCTCTTTCTATTGCCGGTCTCGAAACGGGCTTCGTCAATGGTGGGCATTTCACCCCCGCTGTCCGCAATGTTTCACTGGAACTTGAACGCGGCGAATGTCTCGGCCTGATCGGGGAGAGCGGATCGGGCAAAAGCGTGACCGCCCTGTCAGTAATGGGCCTCGTGGCGTCCCCGCCCGGACTTATCCGCAACGGCGCGATCTATCTGGGCGACCGGGACGTTCTTTCAATGTCTGAAACCGAGTTGACGGCGGCACGGGGCGCAAGAGTTGCTTATGTGTTTCAGGACCCACTGACAACGTTGCATCCTATGTATCCGGTCGGTCGGCAGGTCGAGGAAGCAATTGCAGCGCATCGGCGGATTGGAGCCAGTGAGCGGCGGGAACAGGCGATTGTGCTTCTTGACAAGGTTGGCATTCCAGATGCAGCAGAACGGGCCAATCACTATCCGCACCAGCTTTCAGGTGGCCAGCGTCAGCGTGTCGGCATTGCCATGGCTCTGGCCAATGATCCAGACATCATCATTGCGGACGAGCCGACCACGGCGCTCGATGTTACGGTGCAGGCGCACATTCTCGAGCTGCTACGCGATCTCCAGCGCGAGCGCGGCATGGCTCTCCTGTTTATCACCCATGATTTTGGAGTGGTTTCGGAGATTTGCGACCGCGTGGCAGTGATGAAAGACGGCGAGATTGTCGAGACGGGCACGACATCGGAAGTTCTTTCCAATCCGCAGCACAGCTATACGAAACGCTTGATAGCCTGCGTTCCCGAACTTGGGCAGGGTGCCGACTTTCTGGAACGTGTGGCTGGTCTCTTCAAGCGCGAAAACGGGAAGGCGGCAGGATGAGCGGAAATGCGATCAGCGTTCGTGATCTCACCAAAACCTTCGGTGGCGGACGAACACTTCTGGGGAAAGAGCGTCACAAGGTCGAGGCGGTTAAAAATGTTTCGTTCGATCTTGGAAGCGGTGAGACACTGGCGATTGTCGGTGAAAGCGGATCGGGCAAAAGCACGCTCGCCAGAATGCTCGTCGGGCTGACAGAGCCGACGGGCGGTACGATGACGATTGCTGGACGCGATGCGCATGAACTGCGAAATTCCGGTGCTCGGGCATTCGGCAAGGTCATACAATATGTGTTTCAGGACCCTGTCGCTTCACTCAATCCCAGAAAGACGATCCGGCAGATACTGGAAACACCACTAAAGCTTCTGGGCGGGCTGGATTCAGCTCAGTGCCAGCAACGCATGATCCAGTTGCTGGACGCCGTTCAGATGCCCAAGGATACGCTGGAACGATATCCGCACGAATTCTCCGGCGGGCAGGCGCAACGTATCGCCATTGCGCGCACGCTGGCCGCTGAAGCGGAAATCGTCGTGCTCGACGAACCGGTTAGCGCGCTGGATGTCTCTGTTCAGGCGCAGGTTCTGTTGCTTCTGGATCAACTGAAGAAAGAGTTTGGTCTCTCCTATCTCTTCATCAGTCATGATCTTGCCGTGGTGGAAGCCATATCCGACAGGGTTGCGGTTATGTATTTCGGGGAAATCGTTGAGGAAGCAACCGCAAGCGCTCTTTTTGCCAGACCTGAACATGCCTATACACGACAACTCGTGGAAAGCGCGCCGCGCATCAGGAGAGAGTAGCAAGATATGGTCAGAATGGCCCGGAATTCCGATCACGAACCGCAATCGCGCGCGAGGGCGGCAAAGATCCGTCGGCGCCCGGAAGAGATTGCTGACCGTATCAAGGACGTTATCCGTTCCGATGCATTGAGGCCGGGAGATCGACTGCCACAGGAAAAGGAACTGATTGACCAGTTCAAGGCCGCCAAGGGCACTGTGCGCGAAGCGATGAAGGCGCTGGAGACGCAGGGTCTGATTTTTACGCGCAGCGGTCCCGGCGGTGGGGCTTTTGTGGCCGAACCTTCCGCCCAGCACGCAATGGAAATGCTCGGAAGCTATTTCTTTTTCGATCAGCCGAGCCTTGCCGAAGTTTACGCTATCCGTAAGCTTCTCGAACCGGAGGTTGCCGCTCTCTTGTCCGGCAGATTGACTGGTGACGACATTGCTCGGCTGGAAAATGCGATGCGGGTCTACGATCGCCCGCCGGTCGATCTTGATGATCAATATCGCCAGCGCATTGCGGAACTGGATTTCCATTCCTTGCTGGCACAGCTTTGTCCGGACCGTCTGTTGGGCTTCATCTGCGGATTGACCCACAATCTGTTGCGAAGCCTGCCAATAGCGCGCGCAATCTATGCTGATCCGACACCGGCTTCGCGCGAAGAAGGACTTATCTTCCAGCACCGATTGCTCGCAGCGCTTGTCGAAAATCGCAGCGAGGATGCGCGCCGTATAACGTTTGAGCATATGGTTTCCGCTGAAAACTATATGCTTTCCAAGGCGAATTTAGTCGGAAAAGCCACATAGCGGAAACGAAAAAGTTGGGAACAATCCCGACGCTCCCGCATTTGCAATTATGCAGGCCGCCGCCTTAACAGATGCGACGGCCTCATTTGTTTATGAATGACAATGGAGGTTTCGACCCTTTTTATGTGTGGTATTTGCGGAGAAGTCAGGTTTGACGGTGGTTCGCCGTCAGTTTCGGCAGTCTCGAAAATGGCGGATGTACTCAGTCCTCGCGGGCCCGATGCATCCGGGATTGTGATCCGGGGCAATATCGGCTTCGGGCATCGAAGATTGAGAATCCTTGATCTTTCTGAAAAATCGCAGCAACCGATGATCGACGCCGACCTCGGTTTGACGCTTGTGTTCAATGGCTGCATCTATAATTTCCGCGAATTGCGCACAGAGCTGGAACAGAAGGGCTACAAGTTCTTCTCCGACGGTGACACAGAAGTCATTCTCAAGGCATGGCATGCATGGGGCGAAAGCTGTGTAACGCGTTTTCTTGGCATGTTCGCTTTCGCCATTCACGAACGTGATACCGGCAGGGTTATCCTCGCGCGTGATCGGTTCGGCATCAAGCCGCTCTATATTGCCGAGGCGGAGGGTGCCTTGCGGTTCGCCTCTTCCTTGCCTGCTCTGGTTAAGGCAGGCGGCATCGACACCTCGATAGACCGCGCGGCCTTGCACAATTACATGAGTTTTCATGCCGTCGTGCCGCCACCGCGCACGATCTATAATGGTGTTCGAAAGCTCCCCCCGGCGACGATCCGTGTCTATGAACCGAATGGGCGTTTCGCTGACCGCATCTATTGGCAGGCGCCTTATCGCCGACTGCCCGGCGACGGCGCGTTGAGCCGCGAGGAATGGCAGGAGCAATTGCTCGCTATGCTGCGTGTCGCAGTCAAGCGCCGGATGATTTCCGACGTGCCGGTCGGCGTGCTTTTATCCGGCGGGGTGGATTCCAGCCTGATCGTCGGTCTGCTTGCTGAGGCCGGTCAATCGGGACTGATGAGTTTTTCAGTTGGCTTTGAGGAAGCAAACGGGGAAAAAGGCGACGAATTTGTCTATTCCGATCTGATCGCCGAGCATTTCGGCACCGAACATCATAAGATCTTTGTGCCCTCGGCAGACCTCATGGACGCCTTGCCGGGAACGATCGCGGCAATGTCCGAACCAATGGTGTCCTATGATAATGTCGGCTTCTACCTCCTTTCCAAGGAGGTTTCGAAGCATATCAAGGTTGTCCAGTCGGGACAGGGGGCAGATGAAGTTTTCGGCGGCTATCACTGGTATCCACCGCTAGTCGATTCCAACGATGTCGTCAGCGACTATGCCAAAGGGTTCCGTGACCGCTCGCATGACGTTCTCGCCACGCAGCTATCGCCGGAATGGATGCCGGAACGTGATTACAGTCAGGACCTTCTGGAAGAACATCTGCTGCAGGATGGAGCGGATACGCCTGTCGACCGTGCGCTGCGGCTCGATACGAATGTGATGCTCGTGGACGATCCGGTCAAGCGCGTGGACAACATGACGATGGCTTGGGGGCTTGAAGCGCGGGTGCCATTTCTGGATCATGAATTGGTCGAGCTTGCCGCCCGCATTCCGCCGGAGGAAAAACTGCGTGACGGCGGCAAGGGTATCCTAAAGGATGTGGCGAGAAAGGTCGTTCCAAGCGAAGTGATTGATCGCAAGAAGGGATATTTCCCGGTTCCGCAGCTCAAATATATCGATGGCCCTTATCTCGATATGTTGCGAGACGCCCTCTCTTCACAAAAGGCGAGGGAGCGCGGGCTTTTCCAGCGCGATTATCTTGAACGCCTGTTTGCAAAACCGTCCGAACACATAACGCCGTTGCGCGGTTCTGAGCTTTGGCAGGCCGGCCTCCTTGAAATGTGGCTGCAAACGCAGGAGGCATGAAATGCGGAAAACCGGTGAGGTGGATATGACCCGGCAGAAAGCGAAAGGTCGCAAAGCCTTTTCGCACCGTCTTACGCGCTTGCGTACACCTGAAAGCGCAGGCTTTTATCAGGAACATGCGCACGGCCATGACAAGGCGGGAAGCGAAGATCGCAAGCAGGATGTGGTTGTCGATTGCGGCTGGGGCCGACTACTCTTCGCGCAGACCTTCGAGACCAATGAAGCCATAGTGGAAGCATTGCGGGGGGAAGCGCCAGCGAGCCGCGATATCGTCTTTTACGTCAGCGATCCTCACGTACTGCTGTCACTCGCACCACATGAGATATTTCTCGATCCGTCGCATACATACCGGATTGAACTTGCGACCTATCGACCGGGCGGGCGACGGATGCGTGGCATCACCATACGTCGCGCAGTCTCCGAAGTGGACGCGGAAGGCATCAACGCTGTTTACGCGGCCTGTGGGATGGTTCAACTGCGTCCCGACTTTTTCTCATCGGAACGAGACAATCGTGCTGTTACCTATTTCGTGGCTCAGGACGATGCTACCGGCGAAATTGTTGGCACCGTAACTGGCATCGACCATCAGCGCCTTTTCGATGATCCTGATCGCAGTGCTTCGCTTTGGTGTCTTGCAGTTCATCCTCAAGCGCGGCAGCCGGGTATTGGTGAAAAACTGGTGCGTAAACTTGCCGAGCATTTTCAGGCTCGCGGCTTGAGCCATATCGATCTCTCGGTTCTGCACGATAATGAGAATGCCATAAGGCTCTATGAAAAGCTGAAGTTTCGTCGCGTTCCGCTCTTCGCGATAAAGCGTAAGAACGCAATCAACGAGAAATTTTTCGCCTCGCATCTGGAAACCTTCGATGCGCTCAATCCCTATGCTCGCATAATCGTGGATGAAGCGGTGCGTCGTGGTATTCAGGTTGAAATAACCGATGCTGAAGGCGGCTTTTTCCGCCTCTCCTATGGCGGGCGTTCCGTCCATTGCCGTGAGAGCTTGTCTGAAATGACATCGGGTGTAGCGATGTCAATCTGCGACGACAAGGCCGTGACGCGGCGCGTCGTCGAGAAGGCTGGTCTGATAGTGCCGGAGCAGATTGCCGCCGAAGCGGACGATGATGCGCTGGAAGCTTTTCTAAAACGTCACAGCAAGCTGGTGGTGAAACCAGCCCGGGGCGAACAGGGAAGAGGAATTTCCGTCGGCATATCGACCATGAAAGACCTGCGAACGGCGATCAAACAGGCGCGAACCGTGTGCGACCGCGTGCTGCTGGAGGCGTGTTTTGAAGGTGAGGACCTTCGGCTGGTGGTTATCGACTACCAGCTCGTTGCCGCTGCGGTTCGTCGCCCGCCACGTGTTGTCGGTGACGGCAAGGCAACCATCCGCAAGCTTATCGAGATACAATCGCGCAGACGCGCTGCGGCGACTGGCGGAGAAAGCCGCATACCGGTCGATACGGAAACGAAAAGGTGTCTTGAGGAACAAGGCCTGTCGCTCGATTCCGTTCTGGAAGATCATCGTGAAATCACAGTGCGCAAGGCGGCCAATCTACATACAGGCGGTACGATCCACGACGTGACAGCGACTGTTCATAGAAACCTTGTCGATGCTGCCTGTAAGGCTGCGCGTGCAATCGGCATTCCCGTTGTCGGGATCGATTTCATGGTCAAGCAGCCCGAAAAGCCGGACTATATTTTCATCGAAGCCAATGAGCGTCCCGGCCTTGCCAACCACGAACCGCAACCGACAGCAGGCAAGTTTGTCGACTTGCTTTTTCCGGGCTCAAGATAATGATAGTTTAGAGATATCTAAACTATGGAATGTTCGCCGGAAAGTCTCTCCGGCGAACTTGAAACTATGCAACCCGCAAACAATATGCTGTATTTTAGCTATTGAGGAAATTTTAAGCAGAAACTGTACTCAGCAAATCAATTCTCGATTGTAACGGAAAAATTCATTTTTCATTTGGTTTCTGCCTCTATCCCTTTACGACAGGGGGCTCGGGCGGAAAAGGTTGATCGAACCGCATTCACGCCTGAGCGGAAAAGGGCTGAAAATGGATACGCGGGGGCAAAGCAGCAAGAATGTGCCGCTGGCAGTCGATCTGGACGGAACTCTGGTTTCGACCGATCTGCTGTGGGAGGGTATTTTTCTTCTTTTGAAGAGGAACATCCTGTTCGTCATCATGCTGCCGGTGTGGCTGTTCTCAGGCAAGGCATATCTCAAGCGACAGGTGGCTGAGCGCGTAACGCTCGATGCATCGCGACTTCCCTACCGAACCGAGTTTCTGGAGTTTCTGCGTAGCGAACATGGGTCGGGGCGGACTTTGGTGCTGGCAACAGCTGCTGCTGAACCGATGGCCAAGGCTGTTGCGTCTGAGCTTGGGATTTTCAGCGCTGTCTATTCAACATCCGGTACGACCAATCTTTCGGCACAGCGCAAGGCTGATCTGCTTGTCGAGCACTATGGGCGACAGGGATTCGACTATGCCGGAAATGATCGTGATGACCTGCCTGTTTTCGACGCAGCCCGACAGGCGATCGTTGTCGCACCTGATCGTGCAGCGGCACATTTCCAGAAGCAAACTGGTTGTGAACTTTTCAGTGCCGAAAAACCAACTATTCGAACCTATGCTCGTATGCTCCGCGTTCATCAGTGGCTAAAGAATCTGCTCGTCTTTGTCCCGGCCATTCTGGCGCATGACATAATGAAGCCAGACGTGTTGATTGCGACTTGCTTGGCATTCGTGGCCTTTTCTGCGGCATCGTCTGCGATCTATATCGTCAATGATATTGTCGATCTTCCGGTGGATCGAAGACATGTGCGAAAAAATCAGCGACCTTTTGCACACGGAAAGATATCCATTCCCTTTGGCCTAAGCGTTGCGGCCCTGTTGTTGCTTCTGACGGCTTTTATCTGCTTTTTCCTTCCGCCCGCCTTTACGCTTGCAATCGTCACCTATCTGTTTTTCACGACCGCCTATACCTTCGCCTTGAAACGCATGTTGTTGGGAGACGTGATTTGCCTCGCGGGACTTTACAGCCTGCGGCTATTGGGAGGGTCGGCGGCTTCCTATATCCCGCCATCGTTCTGGCTGATGGCCTTTGCCATGTTTTTCTTTCTGTCGCTGGCGCTGGTGAAGCGTTATGTCGAACTGCAGGGCGCTACCGTGACAGAAAAGGACCGGATTTTGGGGCGAGGTTACCGTCCGGAAGATCGCGATATTGTCGGACAGTGTGGGGTCGCAGCCGCGTTTACCGCAGCGCTGGTTTTGGCACTCTATATTAATAGCGATGCCGTCAAGACGCTCTACACCTATCCCTGGCTGATATGGCCGCTCGGTCCGATCGTGCTCTATATCAACGTGCGTGTGTGGATACTGGCGCATCGCGGCGACATGGATGACGACCCGGTCCTCTTCATTGCCAGGGATTGGCGCAGTCAGGTCGTCATCGCGCTTGGCGCGGTGCTGCTTCTTGTGGCTGGTATGCGCTGATGGAACAATCCTTCGACAGTTTCGGACGTATTAACCGGCGAAGGCGGCAATACCTTCCGCTGGAGAGACTGGAGACTGATTTCACGCGAGCCTTGCCCGGCGATGCGAGCCTTTTGCCATTCGGAAATGGTCGCTCCTACGGCGATAGCTGCCATAATGATATGGGCTTTCTCGTGCCCATGCAGGCGCGGAAAAAGATACTACACTTCGATCCAGATACGGGATTGCTGACGGCTGAAAGCGGCGTGTTTTTGAGTGAAATCGTCGCCCATGTTGCTCCGCATGGCTATTTTCTGCCTGTCACGCCGGGCACGCAGTTTGTGACGCTCGGCGGCGCCATTGCCAATGACGTGCATGGTAAAAACCATCACCGGCAGGGTACTTTCGGGTGTCATGTTGAAAGGCTGGAACTGCTTCGCTCGGACGGCGTCTACTACAGATGTTCCGATACGGAGAACATCGATCTGTTTCGGGCAACCATCGGTGGAATGGGACTAACCGGATTAATTCTTCGCGCAACGATCCGGCTCAAGCGGGTCGGCGGTCTCGATGTCGAGGAAAAGGTTCTGCCCTTCGCCAACCTCGATGCTTATTTTGATATGGCCGAGGTGGCCGATCATGAAAATGAATATGCTGTTGCCTGGGTCGATCAACTCTCCGATGGCCGGGGCTTGCTGATGGTCGGTAATCATGTTGCCGCGCCGAATGGCTCTATTTCGATCGCTGGGCGGTTTGGCGTGCCGATTGAATTGCCATTCTCGCTGTTGAACGAGACAAGCTTGTCGCTTTTCAATGCGGCCTATTTCCAGCGCAAGAGGCGGCTGAAAACAGCGCGTAGAGTGCCGTATCAAAGCTTCTTTTATCCACTTGACGGAGTGAGAAACTGGAACAGGCTTTACGGCTCGGCAGGGCTCTACCAGCATCAAAGTGTAATTCCGTTCGAAGCAGCCCGAAAGATCATTCCAGCGATGCTTGAGGCAAGTCGCAATGCAGGACAGGTC
This genomic window contains:
- a CDS encoding UbiA family prenyltransferase — protein: MDTRGQSSKNVPLAVDLDGTLVSTDLLWEGIFLLLKRNILFVIMLPVWLFSGKAYLKRQVAERVTLDASRLPYRTEFLEFLRSEHGSGRTLVLATAAAEPMAKAVASELGIFSAVYSTSGTTNLSAQRKADLLVEHYGRQGFDYAGNDRDDLPVFDAARQAIVVAPDRAAAHFQKQTGCELFSAEKPTIRTYARMLRVHQWLKNLLVFVPAILAHDIMKPDVLIATCLAFVAFSAASSAIYIVNDIVDLPVDRRHVRKNQRPFAHGKISIPFGLSVAALLLLLTAFICFFLPPAFTLAIVTYLFFTTAYTFALKRMLLGDVICLAGLYSLRLLGGSAASYIPPSFWLMAFAMFFFLSLALVKRYVELQGATVTEKDRILGRGYRPEDRDIVGQCGVAAAFTAALVLALYINSDAVKTLYTYPWLIWPLGPIVLYINVRVWILAHRGDMDDDPVLFIARDWRSQVVIALGAVLLLVAGMR
- a CDS encoding FAD-binding oxidoreductase, which translates into the protein MEQSFDSFGRINRRRRQYLPLERLETDFTRALPGDASLLPFGNGRSYGDSCHNDMGFLVPMQARKKILHFDPDTGLLTAESGVFLSEIVAHVAPHGYFLPVTPGTQFVTLGGAIANDVHGKNHHRQGTFGCHVERLELLRSDGVYYRCSDTENIDLFRATIGGMGLTGLILRATIRLKRVGGLDVEEKVLPFANLDAYFDMAEVADHENEYAVAWVDQLSDGRGLLMVGNHVAAPNGSISIAGRFGVPIELPFSLLNETSLSLFNAAYFQRKRRLKTARRVPYQSFFYPLDGVRNWNRLYGSAGLYQHQSVIPFEAARKIIPAMLEASRNAGQVSFLTVLKRFGSMKPPGLMSFPMPGYTLTMDFPNRGHTTLELLNRLDQMTVEAGGRINPYKDQRMSAEVFAASYPRWRDFEAFRDKAFNSNFWRRTALMLGAAG